In one archaeon BMS3Bbin15 genomic region, the following are encoded:
- the glyQS gene encoding glycine--tRNA ligase, translating into MHEKIIEIAVRRGFLYPSFEIYGGLSGFYDYGPLGALLKKNIEDLWRNYFCLQEGFLEISSPTISPEEVFIASGHTGNFTDPIVECTKCGSFFRADHLLQSCDIEAEGLSPDKIDSLIKERNIKCPECPGSLGKVKTFNLMFKTYIGPGKGKVGYLRPETAQGMFILFTRLYNFYRRKLPFGVAQIGRAYRNEISPRQGLIRLREFTQAEVEIFIDPRNNNHTKFQQYAEEKVRLLPRDRDNTIEITARESVDREIIAHEFLSYYIVHTKNFLLACGIPEEKLRFRQHLLEEMAHYARDCWDAEIYTRRFGWIEVVGIADRTDYDLKAHEKGSGTELKAFREYAQPEIVREIKIEPLMNKLGPAFKSKAGDIAEKIRNLSPEEAEDDIKIELEGEVYTISREYFSIKETKKKITGEKFNPHVIEPSFGIDRILYSILETSYIEREGKNVLRISPALAPMKGSIFPLVKKEPLPEIALDISDIMKRKGIFTYYDENDSIGRRYARSDEAGIPYSITIDFDGIESKTVTLRDRDTTEQVRVKIDEVPAFVKKLVDGDLKFRDIKEAH; encoded by the coding sequence ATGCACGAAAAAATTATTGAGATAGCTGTCAGACGAGGCTTCCTTTATCCCAGTTTTGAAATTTATGGAGGACTGAGCGGTTTTTATGACTATGGCCCGCTCGGTGCACTCCTGAAAAAGAATATAGAGGACCTGTGGAGAAACTACTTCTGCCTTCAGGAGGGCTTTCTGGAAATATCCTCACCCACAATATCGCCAGAAGAAGTTTTTATAGCATCAGGGCACACAGGCAACTTCACTGACCCTATAGTCGAATGTACAAAATGTGGTAGCTTCTTCAGAGCGGACCATCTTCTTCAGTCCTGTGACATAGAGGCAGAAGGGCTCAGCCCCGATAAAATAGACAGTTTAATAAAAGAAAGGAATATAAAGTGTCCTGAGTGTCCTGGCAGCTTGGGTAAGGTTAAAACTTTCAATCTAATGTTCAAAACCTACATAGGCCCAGGAAAAGGCAAAGTTGGCTATCTTCGTCCTGAAACTGCCCAGGGTATGTTCATACTTTTCACAAGACTCTACAACTTCTACAGAAGAAAGCTTCCCTTTGGAGTAGCTCAGATAGGCAGGGCTTATAGAAATGAAATTTCGCCCAGGCAGGGTCTTATCAGGCTGAGAGAGTTTACCCAGGCTGAAGTTGAAATATTTATTGACCCCAGAAATAATAATCACACAAAATTTCAGCAGTATGCAGAGGAGAAGGTAAGGCTTCTGCCCAGAGATAGAGATAATACTATTGAAATCACTGCAAGAGAATCTGTTGACAGAGAAATTATCGCTCATGAATTCCTATCCTATTATATTGTACACACCAAAAATTTCCTGCTTGCCTGTGGTATTCCTGAAGAAAAGCTAAGATTCAGACAGCATCTTTTAGAAGAGATGGCACATTATGCGAGGGACTGCTGGGATGCAGAGATTTACACAAGGCGATTTGGCTGGATTGAAGTGGTTGGTATTGCTGACAGAACAGACTATGACCTCAAGGCACATGAAAAAGGGAGTGGAACGGAGCTAAAAGCTTTCAGAGAATATGCCCAACCAGAAATTGTCAGAGAAATTAAGATTGAACCATTGATGAATAAGCTCGGACCAGCTTTCAAATCAAAGGCAGGAGATATTGCAGAAAAAATAAGAAATCTCTCCCCGGAAGAGGCTGAAGATGATATAAAGATTGAACTGGAAGGAGAGGTTTATACTATCAGTAGAGAGTACTTCAGTATAAAAGAGACTAAAAAGAAAATTACTGGTGAAAAATTTAATCCTCATGTTATTGAGCCCAGCTTTGGTATAGACAGAATTCTTTATTCCATACTTGAAACATCTTACATTGAGAGGGAAGGGAAAAATGTTCTGAGAATATCTCCAGCACTGGCTCCGATGAAAGGTTCAATCTTCCCGCTTGTGAAGAAGGAACCTCTGCCGGAGATTGCTCTGGATATTTCTGACATAATGAAAAGAAAAGGTATTTTTACCTACTATGATGAGAATGATTCCATAGGAAGAAGATATGCCAGAAGCGACGAGGCAGGAATTCCATATTCCATAACCATCGACTTTGATGGTATAGAAAGTAAAACGGTTACTTTAAGAGATAGAGACACAACCGAACAGGTTAGAGTTAAAATAGATGAAGTTCCAGCTTTTGTTAAAAAGCTTGTAGATGGAGACCTGAAGTTCAGAGATATTAAAGAAGCTCATTAA
- a CDS encoding inosine 5'-monophosphate dehydrogenase, whose product MKVREIMTDTVIYVKIPGSRADAIKTILKENISCLPVVKRGTKELLGIVTREDFARNPEEEQLALLMTRDVRTISPEADIREAVEIFSRGEFRRLPVIENSELVGLITVSDIVWRYISKLGLTDPVEKYMASRITSMWEKNPLKVTYEIMNLSGERALPVLNDEGKFTGIIGDTDLLKVLEVSESTVKSELSGGTEGDKWGWDTKNIIYITKKRLEFPDRVVKDIMVDKVVIVRKKTAISEAAKRMAKNRIEQIPVINAEGDLIGIVRDSDLIKAVL is encoded by the coding sequence GTGAAAGTCAGAGAAATTATGACAGATACGGTAATTTATGTCAAAATTCCTGGAAGCAGGGCTGATGCTATAAAGACAATACTAAAAGAGAATATCTCCTGTTTACCTGTTGTGAAGAGAGGTACAAAAGAACTTCTTGGCATAGTTACAAGAGAGGATTTTGCCAGAAATCCGGAAGAGGAACAGCTGGCTCTTCTGATGACAAGAGATGTGAGAACTATTTCACCAGAGGCTGATATCAGGGAAGCTGTAGAAATATTCTCCCGTGGAGAGTTCAGAAGACTTCCTGTAATTGAGAATTCAGAGCTTGTGGGGTTAATAACAGTGAGTGATATTGTCTGGCGTTATATCTCAAAACTTGGTCTTACGGACCCGGTTGAAAAGTATATGGCAAGCAGAATAACCAGCATGTGGGAGAAAAACCCCCTGAAGGTAACCTACGAAATTATGAATCTTTCTGGAGAAAGGGCCCTACCTGTTCTCAATGATGAAGGTAAATTTACTGGAATTATTGGAGATACTGACCTTCTTAAAGTTCTTGAAGTTAGTGAAAGTACAGTTAAATCCGAGCTCTCAGGAGGTACAGAAGGCGATAAATGGGGCTGGGATACCAAGAATATAATATATATTACAAAAAAACGTCTTGAATTTCCTGACAGGGTCGTAAAGGATATTATGGTTGATAAGGTTGTTATTGTTAGGAAAAAGACAGCTATAAGTGAAGCAGCAAAAAGAATGGCAAAAAATAGAATAGAACAGATTCCAGTTATAAATGCAGAAGGAGACCTTATAGGAATTGTAAGAGATAGTGACCTTATTAAGGCTGTACTTTAA
- a CDS encoding putative universal stress protein, protein MYRRILIPTDGSDTANKAVTHAINLAEALNAELYAIYVVDISAFAGLPTEIVWENMKNLLKAESDTAMKYIEKKATENGIKFEKIAKEGVPAEEIVKTAKEIQADLIVMGTSGRTGLDKFLLGSVAEKIIRTSPCPVLVVHK, encoded by the coding sequence TTGTACAGAAGAATTCTTATACCCACGGATGGATCAGATACAGCTAATAAGGCAGTTACCCATGCCATCAACCTCGCAGAGGCTCTGAACGCAGAACTTTATGCCATATATGTGGTTGACATAAGCGCTTTTGCAGGTCTTCCGACGGAGATAGTATGGGAAAATATGAAAAATTTACTGAAAGCTGAAAGTGATACCGCCATGAAATACATAGAGAAAAAAGCAACTGAAAATGGAATAAAGTTTGAAAAAATTGCAAAAGAAGGAGTTCCTGCTGAGGAAATAGTAAAAACAGCTAAGGAAATTCAGGCTGATCTTATTGTTATGGGTACCTCTGGAAGAACAGGTTTAGATAAATTTCTTCTTGGTAGTGTTGCAGAAAAGATTATAAGAACCTCTCCCTGTCCTGTCCTGGTCGTACACAAATAA